Proteins encoded by one window of Salvia splendens isolate huo1 chromosome 14, SspV2, whole genome shotgun sequence:
- the LOC121763365 gene encoding uncharacterized protein LOC121763365, with translation MANAKPWRIIPRPLLETVLNNHVQHHRVHQPLILHGPRGVGKTTLILERLFEKWNTGPHVTGYVDFAESIKEYHPKHGQSYPWISWTMCPSPKLVTLKTQLEDCLESMAHRAIKLGTISSHQIFTTLTKWHSPTTALNQILNVNTVSKMRIVNKKNKVSPSNLWENAVLKFSSALSEQELDGVFDQSISVEESSYYKEAMAALKLAKEVIRVQGKWRENAIQDLNSRGGFSRSLAHSATDWPCLLLELLSLAAEVDYFQPKLVINNIELLKNATLENDRMICGSTYHDSLIWRIIALGANERCLPVVFVTSDGYYSYRAFIDFGFPDIFISRETFGWSPAEGKLHMVGDYFSQSEWEVINEVLGPNSRHLFEVYALKLSNDYQKLNFENTFEDIMDLYLAYLQVSVVNPSMDKALLLLEKFAVDDQNGKIPEDTLRVGAPWRHPPKTDIAVWAKIQLMDFIQSLVNAGFAVNYFADWSLEFLEDPAADALLQVGLLYTQRDPSYIRPVSRGIQRCLVRWLVQERLNLSLKHSFHFQWQRVIRGRSYRHLLKQVGVK, from the exons ATGGCGAACGCTAAGCCATGGCGAATCATCCCAAGGCCGCTGCTGGAAACAGTGCTCAACAATCACGTGCAGCACCACCGCGTCCATCAGCCTCTCATCCTTCATGGCCCCCGTGGCGTCGGAAAAACCACCCTTATTCTTGAAC GTCTGTTTGAGAAATGGAATACTGGGCCGCATGTTACTGGTTATGTTGACTTTGCAGAATCAATAAAGGAATACCATCCAAAACATGGGCAATCGTATCCATGGATATCATGGACCATGTGTCCATCTCCGAAACTTGTTACACTAAAGACTCAGCTTGAGGACTGCCTTGAGTCAATGGCCCATAGGGCCATAAAGCTTGGGACTATTAGTTCCCACCAAATATTTACCACTCTTACCAAATGGCACAGTCCAACCACTGCCCTTAATCAGATTTTGAATGTTAATACCGTCTCCAAAATGCGTATAGTTAATAAAAAGAACAAGGTATCCCCATCAAATTTGTGGGAGAATgcagttttaaaattttcttctgCATTAAGTGAGCAAGAGTTAGATGGGGTTTTCGACCAGAGTATTTCTGTGGAGGAGTCGTCATATTACAAGGAAGCCATGGCAGCACTGAAGTTGGCTAAAGAGGTTATTAGGGTTCAAGGAAAATGGAGGGAGAATGCCATTCAAGATTTGAACAGCAGGGGTGGATTTTCGCGATCCCTAGCACATTCTGCCACTGATTGGCCTTGTTTGTTGCTCGAGTTATTGTCTTTAGCTGCAGAAGTGGATTATTTTCAG CCAAAGCTGGTGATAAACAATATAGAGCTTCTGAAGAATGCTACTTTAGAGAATGACAGAATGATATGTGGATCCACATACCATGACAGCCTGATTTGGAGAATAATAGCTTTGGGTGCAAATGAAAGGTGTCTTCCAGTTGTTTTTGTAACCTCTGATGG ATACTACTCGTATAGAGCTTTTATTGATTTTGGATTTCCAGATATTTTCATCTCCCGTGAG ACATTCGGATGGTCTCCAGCAGAAGGAAAATTGCATATGGTTGGTGATTATTTTAGTCAGTCTGAG TGGGAGGTGATTAATGAGGTACTGGGCCCAAATTCCCGACATCTATTTGAGGTTTATGCTCTCAAGCTCAGTAATGATTACCAAAA GTTGAACTTTGAGAATACGTTTGAAGATATCATGGACCTGTATCTGGCATACCTGCAA GTAAGCGTTGTAAATCCATCCATGGATAAAGCATTATTGCTCCTGGAAAAGTTTGCTGTTGATGATCAAAATGGGAAAATCCCGGAGGATACATTACGAGTTGGTGCTCCTTGGAGGCATCCCCCTAAAACAGATATAGCAGTGTGGGCAAAAATTCAACTAATGGACTTCATTCAGTCTCTAGTGAATGCAGGATTTGCG GTTAATTACTTTGCTGACTGGAGCCTCGAGTTCTTGGAGGATCCAGCTGCTGATGCACTGCTACAG GTTGGTTTGCTGTACACCCAACGTGATCCATCCTATATTCGCCCCGTCAGCCGTGGGATCCAGAGGTGCCTTGTTAGATG GCTTGTTCAAGAACGGCTAAATCTGAGCTTAAAACATTCCTTTCACTTCCAGTGGCAGCGTGTTATAAGAGGCCGTAGCTATCGGCACTTGTTGAAACAAGTTGGAGTGAAATAG